Genomic DNA from Gemmatimonadaceae bacterium:
CTGGTCGCGGCACCGGTGGACGGGATCGCGTGGGAGGATCTCTCCGTCCTGTGCGGTGCCCTGCTGCGCTCGGGACTCGACATCGGGCGGGTCAACGCGATCCGGAAGCGCTTCCTTCGCTGGGGCGCCGGACGGCTCGCCGCGCAGCTGGCGCCAGCGCGCATCGAGCTCATCGTCCTCTCAGATGTCATCGGCGACAACCTGGCGCATATCGCGTCCGGGCCGTGTGTGCCTGATGCGTCGACGGCGATGGACGTCCGCTTGCTGCTCGACGAGACGCACCTGCTGGACCAGACGCCGCCGGCGATGCTCAGGTACCTCGACGAGGTGATGCGGGGCGAACGGCTCGAGACACCGAAGTCCGAATCCCCGGCCTTCCTGTTCGCGGGCGTTCCCGCCGTGCAAGGCAATGGTGGCGTGCTCGACGCTGGCGCGCTGCGCGCCCGGGTGCTCGGATTCGATCCCGTGGTGATCGTCAACGAGCCACTCTATGGCGAGGCGGCACAAGCCGGGGTTCGCATCGCGTCCGCGTCCATGGCGCTGCCACGCGGCGGCGTCGCCCTCTGGGGCGGCGAGACCACCGTGACGCTGAGCGCCGACCAGACCGCCGCCGGTGGGCGATGCCAGGAGATGATGCTCGCCGCGGCCATCGAACTCGCCAGTGCCGGCGCCGGCGCGAGCGGCATCACCCTGCTCGGCGCCGGCACCGATGGACGCGACGGTCCCACCGACGCGGCGGGCGCCATCGTCGACGCGACGACCGTGGGACGCGTGATCGAGGCCGGCACCGATGCGCGCAGCGCGCTCCACCGCCACGCCAGTTACGCGGCATTGAACGCGGCGGGCGCGCTCCTCAAGACCGGACTGACCGGCACCAACGTCGGGGACGTGGTTATCGCGGTGCGGATGTAGCGACGCGGAGACGACTTCCTGAGCTCCGGTCGGGATTCTACATCCTCGCTCAGTAGCAATCTCCCCCTGGTCAGGTGAAATTGGGCCCATGTCACCCGCCCCGTTCACCGTCGCCCTCATCCAGGACGGTGTTGCCCCCACGAAGGCCGCGACGCTGGAGCAGACCATCGCCCGCATTCGCGACGCGCACGGGCGCGGCGCGCAGGTGATCTGTCTCAAGGAGCTTTTCGACGCGCCGTACTTCTGCCAGCGACTCGACCTCGAGCGCTTCGACCTGGCGGAGCCCATTCCGGGGCCCATGGTCGCGCGCCTGGCGGCGCTGGCGAAGGAGCTCGAAATCGTCCTCGTGGTCCCGATGTACGAGCGGCAGGCGGCCGGGGTGTATCGCAACTCGGCGGCGATCATCGACGCGGATGGCACGGTGCAGGGCGTCTATCGCAAGATGCACATTCCGCACGACCCGCTCTTCGAGGAGAAGTACTACTTCGCGCCAGGAGACGCGCACGCGCCGGCGCAACCCGCCGGCGCGCGCGGCCCGGCGGGCGAGGCGGGCGGTTTCATGGTCTGGAAGACGCGATACGCCACCATTGGGGTGCTCATCTGCTGGGATCAGTGGTATCCGGAGGCCGCGCGCGTGACGTCGCTGCTTGGCGCCGAGATCCTGCTCTACCCGACCGCCATCGGCTGGCATCCGGCGGAGAAGGCCGAGTGGGGTGATGCCCAGGTGACCGCCTGGCGCACCGCGCAGCGCGCGCACGCCATCGCCAACGGCGTCTTCGTGGCGGCGGCCAATCGCGTCGGGTTTGAGGCGGCGGAAGGAACGAATGGGCTGGAGTTCTTCGGGCACTCATTCATTTATGATCCCTTCGGCCGCCCGCTCGCCGAGGCCGGGAGCGATCCAGCCATTCTGATGGCCACTTGTGATCCACGCCGCATCGAAGAGACCCGCCGCAACTGGCCGTTTCTTCGCGACCGGCGCATTGATGCATACGGCCCGATCCTGAGTCGGTGGATCGGCCCCCGCGAGGGCTGACGCATGCCCCGGTTTCCTGCCGAATGGGAGCGGCACGCGGCCACCTGGATCGCGTGGCCGCACCACGAACCCGACTGGCCCGGCAAGTTCGAGCCCATTCCGTGGGTCTTCGCGGAGATCGCGCGCGTGCTCGCCGCGTCGGAGCCGGTGGAGGTCCTCTGCCACGACGAGACGGTACGGGAGGACGCGGAGGCGTGCCTCGCGGCGCACCACGTCACGGGCACCGTGCGTCTGCACATCAAGCCGTGCGACCGCGTCTGGCTGCGTGACAGCGCGCCCACCGGTGTGGTGGGCGACGACGGCCGTCACCGCTGGTGCAACTGGGGCTTCAACGCGTGGGCGAAGTACGACAACTTCGCCCACGACGCGACGGTCGGCGAGTTCATTGCGGCCACGACCGGCCACGCCCGCACGGTGCCGATGCGGCCGGACGGCCGCGGCCCCGTCGTGCTCGAGGGCGGCGGCATCGAGACGGACGGCCTCGGCACCATCATGGTGACCGAGGAATGGCTCCTGTCGGGCGTGCAGGATCGCAACCCCGGACTCGGGCGCGCCGAGTACGAGGCGATCTTCGCGGCACAGCTTGGATGCGCGAAGACGATCTGGCTTGGCGAAGGGTGCGTCGGCGACGACACGCACGGCCATGTGGACGACATCGCGCGCTGGGTGGCGCCCGGGGTGGTGGTGCTGGCCCACGAAGAAGACCCGGCCGACGAGAACCACGCCCGGTCGCTCGACAACCTGCGGCGGCTGCGTGCGGCGCGCGACGCCCGGGGCGAGGCGCTGCGAGTGGTGACGCTGCCCTATCCCCGCCCGGTCATGATGGACGGCCAGCGCCTTCCGGCCAGCTACGCCAACTTCTACATCGCCAACGAGGCGGTGTTGGTCCCCACGTTCAACGACGCCAATGATCGCGTCGCGCTCGACACGCTGGCCTCGCTGCTGCCAGACCGGGCCGTCATCGGCATCCACGCCGTCGACCTCGTCTGGGGGCTCGGCACGGTGCACTGCCTCACCCAGCAGCAGCCCGCGTGACCCCTCCCGCGCTTCCCTCCGTGCCCGCGGGCACGCCCGCCGTGCTGCTGCTGAGCGGCGGACTCGACTCCGCGACGGTGCTCGCGTGGGCGACGCGCGCGGGATACGCAATCCACGCCCTCTCATTTCGCTACGGGCAGCGGCATCAGCTGGAACTGGAGCGCGCCCGCGTTCTCGCCGCGCATTGGAAGGTCGCGCGACACGTCGTCTGTGACATCGACCTGCGTCCCTTTGGCGGTTCCGCCCTGACGGCGGACATCGCCGTGCCCAAGGATCGGGACGAAGCGAGCATGGGAACCGGCATTCCCGTCACCTACGTGCCGGCGCGCAACACGATCTTCCTCTCGTTCGCGATGGCGTGGGCCGAGGTGCTCGGCGCGCAGGATGTCTTCATCGGCGTCAACGCCCTGGATTACAGCGGCTATCCGGATTGTCGCCCCGCTTTCATTGAAGCGTTTGAGCAGCTGGCGAACCTCGCCACGCGCGCCGGTGTCGAGGGCACCACGCGGCTGCAGGTGCACGCGCCGCTGATGGCAATGACGAAGCGCGAGATCATCGAACTCGGCGCGGCGCTCGGCGTCGACTACGCGATGACGACGAGCTGTTACGACCCGTCGCCCGGCGGCGCGTCCTGCGGTCACTGCGACGCCTGCCAGCTCCGTCGTCGCGGATTCGCGCAGGCCGGACTCGCCGATCCGACGAGCTACAAGTAGATCCGCCATCGGCCATCCGCCATCCGCCATCCGCCATCCGCCAGTCGATTTTCACCATCCTTCGTCCGCCCAGCGTGCCCTTCTACTCCGTCAAGGAAATCTTCTTCACCCTGCAGGGTGAGGGCATGCAGGCCGGCCGACCCGCCGTCTTCTGCCGCTTTGCCGGCTGCAACCTGTGGTCGGGGCGCGAGGAAGACCGGGCGGGCGCCATCTGCCGGTTTTGCGATACCGACTTCTTCGGCATCGGACCGGACGGGGGCCGCTTTGCGACGGCCGAGGAGCTCGCCCGCGCCGTGGCGGCGGCCTGGCCGTCGGCCTTCGAGGGCGCGGACACGCGGTATGTCGTCTGCACCGGCGGCGAACCGCTGCTGCAGCTCGACGACGACGCCGTCGATGCGCTGCACCGGCACGGCTTCACCGTGGCGGTGGAAACCAACGGCACGCTGGCCGCGCCGCGCGGTCTCGACTGGATCTGTGTCAGCCCCAAGGCGGGGGCGCCGCTGGCGATTTCCGGCGGCGACGAACTCAAGCTCGTGCATCCTCAAGAGGGCGTCGCGCCGGAGCAGTTCACGCACCTCGCATTTCGTCACTTCCTGCTGCAGCCGATGGATGGCCCGGATCGCGAAGCGAACACGCGGGCTACTGTGCAGTACTGCCTGTCGCATCCGCGGTGGCGCCTGAGCTTGCAGACGCACAAGCTGCTGGGGTTGCGGTAGCAGCGCCGGAGCGGAACCCGCGCGCCTGTTTTCTCTCTGTTTTCTCTCTGTTTTCTCTCTGTTTCTTCTCTTTCCCCCGCATGGACACCTATTGCGAGTTCTCCATCGCCGCTGGCCGCCGGTTGACCGGCGTTCCCGAGGATCATCCGTGCGCGCGGGTGCATGGGCACACCTTTCGCGTGCGCCTGACGGTTTCGGGGGCCGTGCACCCCGTCACGGGATTCGTGGTGGACTTCGCGGAGGTGCAGCGCGCCTTCGCACCGGTGCATGAGGCATTGGACCATCGGTTCCTGAACGATGTCCCGGGGCTCGAGAACCCGACGAGCGAACACCTCGCGATCTGGATCTGGGACGCGCTTCGCACCTCGCTCCCCGGCCTGAGCCGGGTGGAGATCACCGAGACGGGCGCCTCGGGAGTCGTCTACCGCGGCTGAGGGCGGCGCCGCGCGTCGCGCCCGGAACCCCATGGGGTGCTTGCGGTTCCAGAAGGGCCGCCGAGAGGCTAACTTTAGAGGTTCCCATGCGCCCCGCATTCCGCCTCCTTCTCGCCGTCTTGTGCCTCGCCGCTGCCCCGCGTCTTTGGGCGCAGCAGGGGGGTGCCGGTCCGCTCGCAGCCCTGCTCGCTCGCGGCGCGAATCCGGACGGGCCGTTCGCGAAGCACGGCCTCGTGTCGGCCGATTCAGTCGTGGAGCGCGCCCGCGCGCAACTGGGCAAGCGCTATCGCTACGCGGCGTCCTCGCCCGAGCGGGGATTCGACTGCAGCGGTCTGGTGAAGTACGTCCTCGAGACCGTTGGTGTGGAGCTGCCGCACAATGCCGCGCGGATTGCACGCGAGGGCGACGCGGTGAATCCGGACTCGACCGCGCTGCGGCCGGGGGACCTGCTCATGTTCGGCCGTGGCCGCAGCGCGCGCATTTCACACGTCGGCATCTACATCGGCGACGGCAAGATGATCCACGCCAGCACCGGGCAGCGTCGCGTGGTGGAGGTGAACGTTCCCTCGCGGAGTTCGACGCTCAAGCTTCGAACGGTGCGCCGCGTTCTCAGGGATTCCACTACAGTTCCTGACGGCTCGCGGTAGAAACACCCGTGACTTGGCGGAGAGGCCCGGCACTCGGCGGGCCTCTTGTTGCGCAGTGGGACGACCTGTCCCACTCCGAAAATCCCGCGCCACGCTTATTGACCTTTGCTGGCTGTCTGCCAAAGTTTTAGCGGACTTGAATGTACAGCTTTCCCTCCGCCTACGACGGCGGCGGGAATGTTGCGTCGGTTGCAACACACTCCTCCACGAGGTGCCACTTATGGTCGTTCGATTCGTCGGCAGGTTGCTTGCGGCAATAGGGTTCGTTGCCGTGGCCGGAACCGCGGCGGCGCAGCAAGGACGCATTGTCGGCAAGGTGACCGACGACGCGGGAGCCGCAGTCGCAGCGGCCACGGTTCAGGCTATCGAAGGCCTGCGCACGGTGGCCGTCGTGACGACGGGCGAGGATGGGCGGTACACGCTCACCAGCCTCAAGGCCGGCTCCTACGCCATCCGCATTACGCGCATCGGCTTCAAGCCCGCCCGCAAGGACAATGTCGCGGTCACAAGCGGCACGGCGACGGCGGACTTCACGCTGGTCGTGATGCCCACCCAGCTGAACGCGGTCGCGGTGACCGGCATCGCCGAAGAGGAGAAGATCAACAAGGCGCCGGCGGCCATCAGTGTGCTGAGCCAGGAGAAGATCAATGAGACGGTCGCCGCGACGCCCGTTGACCAGCTGCGCGACGTCCCCGGCATCGACATCACGGCGGGCGGCGTGGTGCAGTCGAACGTCGTGGCGCGCGGCTTCAACAACATCTTCTCGGGCTCGCTGCTCACCCTGACCGACAACCGCTTCAACTTCGTCCCGTCGTTGCGCGTGAACATCTCGTACATGGCGCCGACGAGCAACGAAGACATCGAGCGCATCGAAGTCGTCCTTGGCCCCGCGGCGGCGCTGTACGGCCCGAACGCGACCCAGGGCGTGATGCACATCATCACCAAGTCGCCGTTCACCTCGAAGGGCGGCATGCTGACGGCCGACGTGGGCGAGCAGAACCTGCGCCGCATCTCCGCGCGCTACGCCAACACCGTGGGCGAGAAGTTCGGCTACAAGCTGTCGGCCGAGCGCCTCACCGCGACGGACTTCACCAGCGTGGACAGCGTCGAGCTGAAGGCCGGCCGGCAGCGCGTGTTCGACATCGAGCGCACCGCGCTGGATTTCCGCGCCGACTGGCGCCCGGACAAGAAGACCGAAATCGTTGCCAATGTCGGCCAGGCGCTCATCGGCAGCGCCGTCGAGCCGACCGGCCTCGGCGCCGGGCAGGTGAAGGACTGGCAGTTCCGCGCGTACCAGCTGCGCGCCAAGCGCGGCCGCCTGTTCGCGCAGGTCTTCCGCAACGAGAGCGACGCCGGCGAGACGTTCCTGCTTCGCACCGGCGCGCCGATCGTCGACAAGTCGAGCCAGACCGTGGCGCAGGTGCAGCACAGCATGGCCTTCGGCGCGGAGAACCGGCAGACGTTCGTGTACGGCGCCGACTATCTGGCGACGAACCCGGTGACCGGCGGCACGATCAACGGCCGCAACGAGAACGACGACAACTTCACCGAGGTGGGCGGCTACGTCCACTCCATCACGCACCTGAACAAGTGGTGGCAGGCGGTCGCGGCCATTCGTTACGACAAGCACAGCCGCCTGAGCGAAGGGAGCTGGTCGCCGCGCGCGGCGATCGTCTACAACCCGAACGACCTCCAGAGTTTCCGCGTTTCGTACAACAAGGGCTTCTCCAACCCGTCGACGAACAACCAGTTCCTCGACCTCGCCGCGGGTTACATCGGCGGGACGAACGCATCGAACTCGCTGTACACCGTGCGGGCGCTGGGCACGCCGTCCGACGGGTTCCACTTCCGGCGTGACTGCGTGGGCGGCGTCGGCAACCTGTGCATGAAGTCGCCATTCAACCCGGCCGGCAAGGGCGCCTATGCCCCGGCCAATGCCGCGGCGTTCTACAAGGCGGCGGTCGCCGCCGGTGCGGCGGGTGGCATGGGCAACGCGGTGACGGCCGCGCTCACGCCGAGTTTCGGCGCGGCAACGGCGGCCCAGCTCTCGGGGCTCGTGATGCAGACGCTGGCGTCGCTGCAGCCGGGGCCGACGCAGGTCGGCACGAAGCTGCGCGTCCTCAACCCGACGACGGCGCGCTTCTTCGACGTCGCCGCGGGTGACGTGCGCGACATCGACCAGATCCGCCCGACGCTCACGACGAGCTGGGAAGCGGGCTGGAAGGGCCAGCTGGGCAAGAAGTTCTACGGCACGCTCGACTGGTGGTACTCGGAACGCACGGACTTCGTGGGACCGCTGATCGTCGAGACGCCGAACGTCTTCCTCGACGCGGCTTCGCTGGCCGGCTTCATCGGCCCGAACCTGGTGCCGGCACTGACCGCCGCGCTCACGCCGAAGCTCGGACCGGCGGCTGGTCCGACTGCGGTGGCCCTGGCGACCCAGCTGGCGCCGACGATTGCCGGCGGACTCGGCGGCGTCTCCGGCTCCTCGACGACGGGCGTTCCGCTCGGCGTCGTGAACCCGGACAACCCGCTCTCCGGCAGCACCGACATCGTGCTCGCCTACCGGAACTTCGGGCGCGTGCGACTGAGCGGCGTGGACCTGAGCGGCACGTACATGGTGGCCGATCGTCTCTCGGTCTACGGCACGTACAGCTGGGTCAGCAAGGACTTCTTCTCGCGTTCGCAGGTGGGCGGCGTGTCGGACATCGCGCTCAACGCCCCGCGCAAGAAGAGCACGGTCGCCCTCCGCTGGAAGGATGACGCGCAGGGCTTCAGCGCCGAAGCGCGCTTCCGTCACGCGGCGCGGTTCCCGGGCAACTCGGGTGTCTACGTCGGCGACGTGCACGCCTACAACCTGTACGATGCGTCGATGACGTTCCGCCCGAACTTCCTGGGTGGCGCCATGCTCTCGGTGATGGCGCAGAACGTGCTCGACACACGGCACGCCGAGTTCGTCGGCGGCGCGCCGCTGGGGCGGCTGGTGATGACGCGAGTCCAATACGCGTTCTAGAGAGAGACAACAGAGAAACAACAGATAGACAACAGAGAGACAACAGACACAAGACAGGGCGGCGGGGCAGAGATGCTCCGCCGCCTTGTTTTTCGTTCTCGTTGCGCGCGGAGCGCCCCCTGCCTCACCTACGCACCGCACCCGGCGTTGCCTCCGCGTTAAGTTTCTGGATGCTCGTTCTGCTCGATCCCACCGCGCGACTCGTCATTGCCCACCGCGGCAATTCGATGCACGCCCCCGAGGACACGCTGGAGTCACTGCGTCAGGGGATCGCGCTTGGCGCGGATGGCATCGAGTTCGACGTGCGGCTGAGCGCCGACGGCGTGCCGGTGCTGCTGCACGATCCCACCCTCGATCGGACCACCAACGGGTCGGGCGCGGTGGCCCAGCACCGCCTGGCGGAACTCCGCCGGCTCGACGCAGGATACCGCTTCACGCGCGATGGCGGACGCACCTTTCCGTATCGTGGCCGCGGGATCGGCATTGCCACGCTGGACGAGGTGTTCGAGGCCTTCCCGCACACGCCCTGCATTCTCGAGATCAA
This window encodes:
- the queE gene encoding 7-carboxy-7-deazaguanine synthase; amino-acid sequence: MPFYSVKEIFFTLQGEGMQAGRPAVFCRFAGCNLWSGREEDRAGAICRFCDTDFFGIGPDGGRFATAEELARAVAAAWPSAFEGADTRYVVCTGGEPLLQLDDDAVDALHRHGFTVAVETNGTLAAPRGLDWICVSPKAGAPLAISGGDELKLVHPQEGVAPEQFTHLAFRHFLLQPMDGPDREANTRATVQYCLSHPRWRLSLQTHKLLGLR
- a CDS encoding TonB-dependent receptor, with amino-acid sequence MVVRFVGRLLAAIGFVAVAGTAAAQQGRIVGKVTDDAGAAVAAATVQAIEGLRTVAVVTTGEDGRYTLTSLKAGSYAIRITRIGFKPARKDNVAVTSGTATADFTLVVMPTQLNAVAVTGIAEEEKINKAPAAISVLSQEKINETVAATPVDQLRDVPGIDITAGGVVQSNVVARGFNNIFSGSLLTLTDNRFNFVPSLRVNISYMAPTSNEDIERIEVVLGPAAALYGPNATQGVMHIITKSPFTSKGGMLTADVGEQNLRRISARYANTVGEKFGYKLSAERLTATDFTSVDSVELKAGRQRVFDIERTALDFRADWRPDKKTEIVANVGQALIGSAVEPTGLGAGQVKDWQFRAYQLRAKRGRLFAQVFRNESDAGETFLLRTGAPIVDKSSQTVAQVQHSMAFGAENRQTFVYGADYLATNPVTGGTINGRNENDDNFTEVGGYVHSITHLNKWWQAVAAIRYDKHSRLSEGSWSPRAAIVYNPNDLQSFRVSYNKGFSNPSTNNQFLDLAAGYIGGTNASNSLYTVRALGTPSDGFHFRRDCVGGVGNLCMKSPFNPAGKGAYAPANAAAFYKAAVAAGAAGGMGNAVTAALTPSFGAATAAQLSGLVMQTLASLQPGPTQVGTKLRVLNPTTARFFDVAAGDVRDIDQIRPTLTTSWEAGWKGQLGKKFYGTLDWWYSERTDFVGPLIVETPNVFLDAASLAGFIGPNLVPALTAALTPKLGPAAGPTAVALATQLAPTIAGGLGGVSGSSTTGVPLGVVNPDNPLSGSTDIVLAYRNFGRVRLSGVDLSGTYMVADRLSVYGTYSWVSKDFFSRSQVGGVSDIALNAPRKKSTVALRWKDDAQGFSAEARFRHAARFPGNSGVYVGDVHAYNLYDASMTFRPNFLGGAMLSVMAQNVLDTRHAEFVGGAPLGRLVMTRVQYAF
- a CDS encoding carbon-nitrogen hydrolase, with the translated sequence MSPAPFTVALIQDGVAPTKAATLEQTIARIRDAHGRGAQVICLKELFDAPYFCQRLDLERFDLAEPIPGPMVARLAALAKELEIVLVVPMYERQAAGVYRNSAAIIDADGTVQGVYRKMHIPHDPLFEEKYYFAPGDAHAPAQPAGARGPAGEAGGFMVWKTRYATIGVLICWDQWYPEAARVTSLLGAEILLYPTAIGWHPAEKAEWGDAQVTAWRTAQRAHAIANGVFVAAANRVGFEAAEGTNGLEFFGHSFIYDPFGRPLAEAGSDPAILMATCDPRRIEETRRNWPFLRDRRIDAYGPILSRWIGPREG
- the queD gene encoding 6-carboxytetrahydropterin synthase QueD — encoded protein: MDTYCEFSIAAGRRLTGVPEDHPCARVHGHTFRVRLTVSGAVHPVTGFVVDFAEVQRAFAPVHEALDHRFLNDVPGLENPTSEHLAIWIWDALRTSLPGLSRVEITETGASGVVYRG
- a CDS encoding DUF4147 domain-containing protein, which produces MRDLFAASLIAADPTAFTARAVRLRLPADRANGRPIWILALGKAAYTMARAAVHELGERNAVIAGGLIIGPHVGDSPHPAIRTIAGDHPLPGQQSLAAAEALGALCDQVPGGDRVFVLLSGGASSLVAAPVDGIAWEDLSVLCGALLRSGLDIGRVNAIRKRFLRWGAGRLAAQLAPARIELIVLSDVIGDNLAHIASGPCVPDASTAMDVRLLLDETHLLDQTPPAMLRYLDEVMRGERLETPKSESPAFLFAGVPAVQGNGGVLDAGALRARVLGFDPVVIVNEPLYGEAAQAGVRIASASMALPRGGVALWGGETTVTLSADQTAAGGRCQEMMLAAAIELASAGAGASGITLLGAGTDGRDGPTDAAGAIVDATTVGRVIEAGTDARSALHRHASYAALNAAGALLKTGLTGTNVGDVVIAVRM
- a CDS encoding agmatine deiminase family protein, which translates into the protein MPRFPAEWERHAATWIAWPHHEPDWPGKFEPIPWVFAEIARVLAASEPVEVLCHDETVREDAEACLAAHHVTGTVRLHIKPCDRVWLRDSAPTGVVGDDGRHRWCNWGFNAWAKYDNFAHDATVGEFIAATTGHARTVPMRPDGRGPVVLEGGGIETDGLGTIMVTEEWLLSGVQDRNPGLGRAEYEAIFAAQLGCAKTIWLGEGCVGDDTHGHVDDIARWVAPGVVVLAHEEDPADENHARSLDNLRRLRAARDARGEALRVVTLPYPRPVMMDGQRLPASYANFYIANEAVLVPTFNDANDRVALDTLASLLPDRAVIGIHAVDLVWGLGTVHCLTQQQPA
- the queC gene encoding 7-cyano-7-deazaguanine synthase QueC; protein product: MTPPALPSVPAGTPAVLLLSGGLDSATVLAWATRAGYAIHALSFRYGQRHQLELERARVLAAHWKVARHVVCDIDLRPFGGSALTADIAVPKDRDEASMGTGIPVTYVPARNTIFLSFAMAWAEVLGAQDVFIGVNALDYSGYPDCRPAFIEAFEQLANLATRAGVEGTTRLQVHAPLMAMTKREIIELGAALGVDYAMTTSCYDPSPGGASCGHCDACQLRRRGFAQAGLADPTSYK
- a CDS encoding C40 family peptidase; this encodes MRPAFRLLLAVLCLAAAPRLWAQQGGAGPLAALLARGANPDGPFAKHGLVSADSVVERARAQLGKRYRYAASSPERGFDCSGLVKYVLETVGVELPHNAARIAREGDAVNPDSTALRPGDLLMFGRGRSARISHVGIYIGDGKMIHASTGQRRVVEVNVPSRSSTLKLRTVRRVLRDSTTVPDGSR